Proteins encoded by one window of Halorubrum ruber:
- a CDS encoding ABC transporter permease, giving the protein MSLLRYTLRRFAQAIPVLIGIVTITFFLANQIPGDPVEIMLGPTPAQEQVEAIRAQYGLDRPIYERYLTYLAGVATGDLGLSIYYDRPVMEMILLRLPVTLLLMLSAFAFAIVTAIPLGVISAKRRNEPADHVSRIVSLIGVSTPSFWIGLVLIIVFAFHLGWFPARGLILPWENPADVRGAATRFEVIRQSIHHLFLPMIGLGTLQMAQITRIERSSMVDSLQGEYVKLARAYGVPESTIVRKHAFQVAQLPVITIIGLGLSTALGGAVLTETVFEIQGMGRLIITAINNQDYQLIMGTTLVFGFVYVIGVIVTDITYSYLDPRVTYGDE; this is encoded by the coding sequence GTGAGTCTACTTCGGTACACACTCCGGCGGTTCGCACAGGCGATACCCGTACTGATAGGTATCGTGACGATAACGTTCTTCCTGGCAAACCAGATCCCGGGCGACCCGGTCGAGATCATGCTCGGGCCGACGCCGGCCCAGGAGCAGGTGGAGGCGATCCGCGCCCAGTACGGCCTCGACCGCCCGATCTACGAGCGGTACCTCACCTACCTCGCCGGCGTCGCGACCGGCGATCTCGGACTGAGCATCTACTACGACCGGCCGGTGATGGAGATGATCCTGCTCCGCCTGCCGGTGACGCTGCTGCTCATGCTGTCGGCGTTCGCGTTTGCGATCGTCACCGCGATCCCGCTGGGCGTCATCTCGGCGAAGCGGCGGAACGAGCCGGCCGACCACGTCTCTCGGATCGTCTCGCTCATCGGCGTCTCGACGCCGTCGTTCTGGATCGGGCTGGTGTTGATCATCGTCTTCGCGTTCCACCTCGGGTGGTTCCCCGCGCGGGGGCTCATCCTCCCGTGGGAGAACCCGGCTGACGTCCGGGGGGCGGCGACGCGGTTCGAGGTGATACGCCAGTCGATCCATCACCTGTTCCTGCCGATGATCGGCCTCGGGACGCTTCAGATGGCTCAGATCACCCGGATCGAGCGCTCGTCGATGGTCGATTCCCTCCAAGGCGAGTACGTGAAGCTCGCCCGGGCGTACGGCGTGCCAGAGTCAACCATCGTCCGCAAACACGCGTTCCAGGTCGCGCAGCTCCCGGTCATCACCATCATCGGACTCGGGCTGTCGACCGCGCTCGGCGGCGCCGTCCTCACGGAGACCGTCTTCGAGATTCAGGGGATGGGCCGGCTGATCATTACGGCGATCAACAACCAAGACTACCAGCTGATCATGGGAACGACGCTCGTGTTCGGGTTCGTCTACGTGATCGGCGTGATCGTCACGGACATCACGTACAGCTACCTCGACCCGCGGGTCACCTACGGTGACGAATAA
- a CDS encoding ABC transporter ATP-binding protein translates to MSEPLLSVRDLKTQFFTEDGTVRAVDGISFDVNEGEIVGLVGESGAGKSVATSSILRLVDSPGEIVGGEIEFKGKTIFGLEEGDDGELRPRDEMLTEEEMRKRIRGREIAIIFQDPMESLNPVFTVGGQLREFIEINRDLGAKEAKEEAIDMLREVGIPAPESRYDEYPHQFSGGMRQRVLIAMALACQPDLIIADEPTTALDVTVEGEILEMVTDLQDKYDTSFIWVTHDMSVVAEICDRVNVMYLGEIIEQAEVDDLFYDTKHPYTSALLDSMPRPDETVGELNPIKGVMPEAIDPPAGCRFHSRCPEAREVCREVHPEPRDLSEDGEAPHTAACVKHDAFDVGYDGSPPIETEATGGFSAGFTETGGEAE, encoded by the coding sequence ATGAGCGAACCACTACTCAGCGTACGCGATCTCAAGACACAGTTCTTCACCGAGGACGGCACGGTCCGCGCCGTCGACGGCATCTCCTTCGACGTCAACGAGGGGGAGATCGTCGGGCTCGTCGGCGAGTCGGGCGCCGGAAAGTCCGTCGCGACCTCCAGTATCCTCCGACTCGTCGACAGTCCCGGCGAGATCGTCGGCGGCGAGATTGAGTTCAAAGGCAAGACGATCTTCGGGCTCGAAGAGGGCGACGACGGCGAGCTGCGCCCCCGCGACGAGATGCTCACCGAAGAGGAGATGCGGAAGCGGATCCGCGGCCGCGAGATCGCGATCATCTTCCAGGACCCGATGGAGTCGCTGAACCCCGTGTTCACCGTCGGGGGACAGCTCCGGGAGTTCATCGAGATCAACCGCGACTTAGGGGCCAAGGAGGCGAAAGAAGAGGCGATCGACATGCTCAGAGAGGTGGGGATCCCGGCGCCGGAGTCCCGGTACGACGAGTACCCGCACCAGTTCTCCGGCGGGATGCGACAGCGCGTGCTGATCGCGATGGCGCTCGCCTGCCAGCCCGACCTGATCATCGCCGACGAGCCGACGACCGCGCTCGACGTCACCGTCGAGGGCGAGATCCTCGAGATGGTGACCGATCTCCAGGACAAGTACGACACCTCGTTCATCTGGGTCACCCACGACATGAGCGTCGTCGCGGAGATCTGCGACCGCGTCAACGTGATGTACCTCGGCGAGATCATCGAACAGGCCGAGGTGGACGACCTGTTCTACGACACGAAACACCCGTACACGTCGGCGCTGCTCGACTCGATGCCCCGTCCCGACGAGACCGTCGGCGAGCTCAACCCGATCAAGGGGGTGATGCCGGAGGCGATCGACCCGCCCGCCGGCTGTCGGTTCCACTCGCGGTGTCCCGAGGCGCGCGAGGTGTGCCGCGAGGTCCACCCCGAGCCGCGGGACCTGAGCGAGGACGGCGAGGCGCCGCACACGGCCGCGTGCGTGAAACACGACGCGTTCGACGTGGGGTACGACGGGAGCCCACCCATCGAGACGGAGGCCACCGGCGGGTTCTCCGCCGGCTTCACCGAGACCGGGGGTGAGGCGGAATGA
- a CDS encoding ABC transporter permease, which produces MSVNSATSDDDTPDSGDESGSGPDEIEARVGLRYTLKQVRQDTTARIGTYIVGFITFVAVFAAVDYYVLDYAIAEAVLYNPETDPERVRRLLPPVGMENQFGTGTIEHPLGTDHRGRDLLSRTIYGTRIAMTVGFLATAIGLGGGTVIGAVSGYYGGWIDDVLQRVTETIYAIPFLVLVIAFMTAFGRDLTFAMIGVGITAIPVFNRLIRSRVVSIREEDYIEAARAAGVKDRNIIFRHIIPNSFAPVLVQATLQVGVSILIVAGLSFLGFGAQPPTPSWGQMLSASRGYMLPAPTFSIFPGIAILITVIGFNILGDGLQDALDPRINN; this is translated from the coding sequence ATGTCGGTAAACAGCGCAACTTCGGACGACGACACACCGGACAGCGGCGACGAGAGCGGCAGCGGGCCCGACGAAATCGAGGCCCGCGTCGGCCTGCGGTACACGCTGAAGCAGGTCAGACAGGACACGACGGCGCGGATCGGGACCTACATCGTCGGCTTCATCACCTTCGTCGCGGTGTTCGCCGCGGTCGACTACTACGTCCTCGATTACGCGATCGCGGAGGCGGTGCTGTACAACCCCGAGACCGATCCGGAGCGGGTCAGGCGCCTCCTCCCGCCGGTCGGCATGGAGAACCAGTTCGGGACGGGGACGATCGAGCATCCGCTCGGCACCGACCACCGGGGTCGCGACCTGCTCTCCCGGACCATCTACGGGACGCGGATCGCAATGACGGTCGGGTTCCTCGCGACCGCCATCGGCCTCGGCGGCGGCACCGTCATCGGCGCGGTCTCCGGCTACTACGGCGGCTGGATCGACGACGTGCTCCAGCGGGTCACCGAGACCATCTACGCGATCCCGTTCCTCGTCCTGGTCATCGCGTTCATGACCGCGTTCGGACGCGACCTCACGTTCGCGATGATCGGCGTCGGGATCACGGCGATTCCCGTGTTCAACCGCCTCATCCGGTCGCGGGTGGTCTCCATCCGCGAGGAGGACTACATCGAGGCCGCGCGGGCGGCCGGGGTGAAAGACCGAAACATCATCTTCCGGCACATCATCCCGAACAGCTTCGCGCCGGTGCTGGTCCAGGCGACGCTCCAGGTCGGCGTGAGCATCCTCATCGTCGCCGGCCTCTCGTTCCTCGGCTTCGGCGCGCAGCCGCCGACGCCGTCGTGGGGGCAGATGTTGTCCGCCTCGCGCGGGTACATGCTCCCCGCGCCGACGTTCAGCATCTTCCCCGGTATCGCTATTCTGATCACCGTCATCGGCTTCAACATCCTCGGCGACGGTCTACAGGACGCCCTCGATCCGCGGATCAACAACTGA